A window of Bradysia coprophila strain Holo2 chromosome X unlocalized genomic scaffold, BU_Bcop_v1 contig_185, whole genome shotgun sequence genomic DNA:
TTCGGAAGCAGATTGCGAACAGTCGGACGAAATAATCTTTTGGAATTGGAAGGAAAAgccggaaatattttttttttatttaatttaaaattcattcttaACGTTAAatcttaattttcattttgttttatacatagactttcatttaaaaatacaattcaTCTTTATCCTTAATCCCctaaattgatttattaattaaaatgtttcgcTTGCATCATCATAATTTTTCGGTACATAATTTGCCTAATAGTTTTCACTTCcaatcaaacacaaaaaaatgttattaaaaaagaaattacgtTCACCTTCCGTGTCCGACCAGCGTTAGACATCCCTCCCTTTTTATGCATAAGTCTCCTTAATTTTGGTTAACAAAGCATCACATGTTTTCTTTGCGTCTCCCAAAAGCATGGAAGTGTTCGCCTTATAGAAAATTGGATTATCAACGGCAGCATATCCAACACCCAGTGATCGTTTCATTACAACCACCtgtaaaacaaacgaaaaattaggGGACCACagcgattttcatcaaaaacaatCGGACAATATGCGAGACGAAATAAAGTCGGGTCGGCTAAAATTATAGTCGTGAAGTATCGTCAAAGTCAAATCTCCAagatttttttggcgattcgtcacattttgaggattttccttggcaattcatcattttgATTGATTCGTCAAATTACCAAGAAAAATCTCCAGAATGTGAGGAAACACCAAGAAAAACCGCCAAAGcgtgaagaaatttttcattctctATGTTTCTGGGCGTTTCTTCGCactttgatttttcttggcgatttttatgttatttcTGGCGATTCTTCACGAAAATATAACATTAGAGACCCAAACCATGTCGATCGGGTTGAAAATCGATGAACAGTCAGTCCATTGATGTATTGAAGATCCAACTTTATCACTTTTCCTAGACTATCAATGACCTTAACGAACGTCACCTTTGCCCCAATCAACCAAGTGACAGAATGGAGAATGGTtccaatttcgtttttgtaaaagaattcTGAAGTCGcagtcaaaaaaattgttgtcccACTACCAATCAAAAACTCCAACGGTAGTCGTTGGTTGCATAAACTTACCTGCTCTGATTTCCACACTTTCAGCACAGGCATGCCGGCAATAATTGAGTTAGGATCATCTTCGGCTGCACTATTCACTGTGTCGTTGGCTCCGATGACCAATGTGAGGTCAGTCTCTCCAAAGTCATCGTTAATTTCCTCCATTTCCAATACGTCATCATATGGCACACCAGCTTCGGCCAATAGCACGTTCAATTGACCAGGCATACGACCTGTTTGCAGGTTGGGTTAATGTTTCATCGACATGACATAgacattaaaaatattaactTACCCGCCACTGGATGGATACCGAAACGAACATTCTTTCCCTTCGACTTTAAAATGGAAACCATTTCAGCAATCGGATATTGAGCTTTGGCTACACACAAACCGTAGCCGGGTGTGATAATTATGTTTCTCgcatttttaatcaaatcaacGCAACCCTCGACATTCACTTCGGTGTGGGTTCCAGTTATTTCCATAGCCTTACCGCCACCAGTTGATGATGTTCCATATCCACCAAGAATAACGTTTGGCAGTGAACGGTTCATGGCTTTGCACATAATGTACGAGAGAATGGCACCAGATGATCCAATCAAAGCGCCGACGATTGTCATCAAATTGTTGTTTAACATGAAACCTTCTGCGCACAGGGCCCAGCCAGAATACGAGTTGAGAACTGTGATAACAACAGGCATATCAGCACCGCCAATAGCGGCAGTTAATGTAACTCCCATCGCAGTTGACATAGCTGCTGTGGCGCCAAGTAATCCTAGCCCTTCCGTAAATGAAGGATCCATGTAGAACGCGCCCATCGCTAAAGCGTTACCAGCCAATAAACCACCATTTATATAATGACGGCCAGGCAACAATAACGGAGATGAATTCAAGATTCCTTGTAGTTTTCCGTAAGCAACCAATGATCCACTGAATGTAACACCACCGATGTATGTACCCAAAAACAGAGCTGTTCGCAGGACATTCGCTGCTGGATCTGTGGCCAATGAGGGAAAATCGTGCATATATGTTGCAACGCACGTAAGAACGGCAGCCATTCCAACCAAACTGCGAATGGACGTTTAAGATAGACTTTTCGACCGGATAGACTCAGTACTCTGTACTCACCTGTGGAAAGCGGCGACCAATTGTGGCAAATctgttatttgaatttttttggcaaTTATTCCGCCGATACCACCGCCGATTGCAGCAACACCTGCCATTTGCAGGAGAACGTCAAGAGATGGAGCTATTTGGCCAAGTGTGGCCGCAATTCCACCAGTCACACCAATCTgttcacaaaataaatattcagtTGGTAACCAAATCGTTGTCCTTTCCATACTCTAATTAGGGGTTCACTTACCATTCCAAGAGTATTTCCCAATCTCGATGTCTTTTGAGAAGAAAGACCAGCGAGAGCGCCAACACAGCACAAACTAGCTGCTAAGTAAGccatttgatgaatttctggCATTTCTGAGAGAGCAGCATATCCGTATCCGCCTAAGAATACGGCTGCTGGAATACCATACAATGCATTGTACTCTGGTGGATCGGTAGGACGTTTGAACATATCAAGCATTCTTTGGGTAACTTGGAATCCACCAAAAATGTTGATGAATGAAATGAGTGCAGCGCTTGCGGCCAATGTTTCGGTTACGTTTGATGGAACAACACCACCACCCATTAGGAGTAGTCCACCAACGGCCGTGATACCAGAGATCGCGTTTGTAACGGACATAAGTGGTGAATGCAGAGCTGGTGTAACGCCCCAAACCGTATGGTATCCAACGATTCCGGACAGACCAAATGTGGTCATCATTGTGGTAAATGCAGGTCCTGCAAGTCATTCGTTAGATTGTTAATGACAATTTCAAAATAGAGATAAGGAGAGAGTTACCTGGCGATGCGTATCCTAATGCCAACAGTCCACCTAAGCCAGCTGTGTACGTAAGACTGCTCTTCAAAACTTCATTGAAAGGATTTGGTGGTTCAGCTTGAACTATCGCTGCTCCAGTCTTTGGTGGCGGTGGTGCTGCTGCTACTGGTATCACTGGTGGAGGCCACATTAGAGCTCCATCGTTCAGCACGATACTGCCGCGAACCACTTCATCTTCCAAGTTGATATTGAAATGTTTCTGTTCTCCAATTGACAAGAGGAATTTGGAGACATTGTTAGCGTACAGTGTCGAACTTTGTGTTGGCAAACGACTGGACAAATCAGTAAGACCAATGTGTACAACATCATGGATAGTGACCACTTTTCCAGGGACTGTTGTAGCAACATTTCCACCACTTTCAGCGGCCAAATCAACAATAACGCTGCCAGGCTTCATGGACTTGACGTGTTCCTCGAGAATCAACCTAGATAATGGAAAAGTTTAAGCATAACGCTAAAAGTCAGTTAAATATGTTGTCTGAACATACAATGGGGCTTTTTTGCCGGGAATCAACGCTGTTGTTATAATCACATCGACCTCTTTGCATTGCTTTGCAAAGAGTTCATGTTCTGCATCCAAGAACGCTTGACTCATTTCTTTACTATAGCCACCAGCAGTGCCACCTTCTTCCTATGAAATCAATTGGAGTTATACGAAAACCTGACAGATCGTGTACCGATCAACTTGCCTCAATGTTGATGGTCAAAAATTCTGCACCCATACTCTCGACTTGCTCCTTAACAGCTGCCCGTGTGTCGAAAGCTCGTACAATAGCACCCATACCTTTTGCCTGTCCACAAGCGGCTAGACCAGCAACACCACCACCAATTACTAAAATTTTCGCAGGTGGAACTTTGCCAGCCGCTGTAATTTGTCCGGTAAAGAATCTTGGGAAGTGATTTGCAGCTTCGATGACCGCTCGATAGCCCGAAATATTTGCCATGGAACTTAATGCATCAAATACTTGAGCTCTTGATATTCTCGGAATGCAATCCATTgctaaaaaagtgaaatttaatttcgatcgGGTTCTATCGCTTGTAGcacaacaaattcatttaccAAATGCATTGATTTTACGTTCAGCGAGTTTACTGACCAAATCTTTATTTTGGGCTGGGTATAAGAATGACACCAATGTGGCGTTCTCTTTAATCAACGGAATTTCATTGTCCATTGGCTGTCTCACTTTCAACACGATATCTGACTGAAAGGCCGTTTGAGCATCGACAATTTTCGCCCCGGCATCAATATAATCTTGATCTCTGAATTTGGCTTCGAATCCAGCACCAGCCTCCACTTGAACGGTAaatccatttttcacaaatgttgCTGTTACAGCCGGTGTAACCGACACACGCCTCTCATTAACCCATTTCTCTTTGGGTACACCAATCTTCAAGTTGTTGTATGGTACTCCTTTCACTACCGCTGCTGGTTTGGCATCTTTTTGGAATAGTCTCGCAGTGCCTTGTTGACGGATGAAattgttaatattttttgtctcgaattttcacttttaaatAATCTGTAATTACCGGAAAGGAATCTGGATGGATTTATTGGTCTTGTTACGTAGAGAAACCGTCCACCACTCATGGAGCAGAGACGTAACACGCCCAAGGTCATGTTGATACCGATTACTTGTCAAATGGTTGctataataaaatggaaaaacaaaatcaataaacaaaaatcggCAAAAACTTTTGAAGCAAGCAGGCGATGTTCAGTCAAACAATTAGATCATTGCGAAAATTCACTTTCATGACCACAGCTTGAAGCCCTGTCAAGAACTGAGACttaaatgatttgttagtaCTGACCAATGATAGTATGAAGTGGTACGGTTTTATTGTTATTGCTCAATGAAACTTTAAAGGTAACAAATGGACGATCGTCGCGATTTAATGGAGCTGTCAAATTTGCAgattaataattgaattgataGATTCGTTTCGAACAGAACAATTCGTGACTCTAACAACTAACGAACTTCTCGGACTGAAATGTATGAAGTTACAAGTTTCATCAAAAGAAATCACTTGACCCCCCTTATCGCATACATGCAATAGACACACGATTAAAcgtatttttttgaagaatatCTTGAATGGCataatgaaaatgtcaaacaAGAAACTTTCAGCTGATTTAGTGTTCAATGTGTTCATATCACATACCAATTAATCGTTGTATACCACTCAGTTTCGCACTACAGAACATTATATCCATCATCCAAACATTAAGTTCCATAAGaggaacgaaacaaaaacgattttaaatgGATTGTGTCCACGgcatagtaaaataaaccaggcaggagcggttcattttcgaaacgtcaaataagggacctaatacactgtatgaaaatgaactcaaatgaacactgacataagtcgaaaaattttatttgcaaaatttatagggctactaggtccctagtcaaacaagcgctcctgcctggttaactttactctgtcgtgattgTGTCACATACAATAGAGTAAAACGTATTACTGTATGGCATTAACGAGACCGATGCCACAAACCTGTTGCAGTTGATGAAGGTAAAATCTTTTAGATAAAATGCGATCCCATCGCTAATTGTTCTCAGAAACATTCTACATCAATTTTTACACCGGAAAGATGTTTATCTTGAATCTTTTAATGTCGGTTTGGAATAAtctgcatataaacaaacaaaaacagctCTCCCATCACTCTTTAATATAATTAACTGTGAAGAGTTTCATTGCATACAAGAAACCGACCTAGCACAATAAATAACGCCGTATAACAGTTCTCTTTCACCTACTAACATTTTTAGAGCCGACAATTAATACTTAATTGGATGTATAATGGTTGGTTAGCCTATATACTGTATTTAAATTACGAAACAGTACGATAGATTGAATGGgaacaacaaattttataattctTTCTGTATGCAGATAATGCCAGTTATCGCTGTCTGTTGAAAGTCAATAAGctactcgattttttttgttcgcaaGTACTTTTCCTTTCCTTTCGCTGATAAAAtggttaattaattttttgttttgttaaatcGCTAATGTATATCAAATCATGTAAAGTATGTGTAAGACGAACGGCAGTCATATAGACGCTGGACGGCTGGACTAAGTTAAACATATACGTagtgaattttattcaaaaccgTAACATAACCCATCGAACCAATTGCCGAAAATCGAGtcttgaaacaaaaattctcataaaCTGTTCaaccgaaacaaaacaaacaaaaaaaaaactcaacagACCTCACagtaatcgattgattttaaaaagaaCAACAAAGCTGAGACAATATTCTACGAATCGAAATTCGTTTAAATTGATCTGTAACTTAAGACGATCGTGGGGCAAAATATATTCGTTTATTGTTGGTCTGTAAGTgaacataaacaaaaacgaaaacactGGCGGCggtttgtttatattttcatgATAACTTTCGAAACTGATGCAAGTAGAGTATAAGTTTTGATGTGGTGTTTGTGTGGAGCGCAAGTAAAAATGAGTGaaaatttcctacatttttaTAGAGTTGGCCTTATCAGTATACAGTCGACCTGTACGGTGCGTAGAGGTAATTGAACCGACTggcgtcattcacaatgatccacattttgacacattttgtataaggaagatgtcactttgtgaattattgtgaatgaagCGGCGAGAGATTCCTTGACACCATGGTAGAGTGTCTCATTGAGTGAATGCAAAAACGGATATAATGGTAGAGTGCTATTAAGATTCAGCCAGTCTGAAGCAAAATATAAAGATATGAGAAGCTTGCGGCGCGGCATCCATCGGAgctaagaaaaaaatcttaaaacaaaTTGGACTCCCCGATACCATTTTACTGAATAAATTGATTATAATTTACTTGAACAATTTCAGGTTCGAAACTTTTATAAAATACCTTTAGGCCCGAATTAACCGTAGTGTAGTGGTGAGAGCAGGTGGATTACCACTaaatattaaatcaaaaatagatGACAATATCATGCAGATCAGatgacaatattttctatCGAGACCAAAGATCCGAGCCCTCATCGTAttcttatcaaatacacaacccAATCTCTCGCGCTCTTTACAAATTGTGCGTACGCATTGCGTGAGATTAAATACAGTGGGTATGTGTTGGTGATGCAATtgttttctctctctctctctctttcttttTCAACGAAGAGGTATCACATCTGCACTGATAAATTGCGTAGAATAATGAGCAGTTGAGATGGAAATTGTGATGTTTGAAGGCAGACAGTGGGATtgaatttattcaacaaaatttttggtaattcaTATACGCGTATATATTATTGTATGCAACAATAAGAATAGGGTTCGCAGAATTATTGTCGTACGAAACACCCAATCGACACACAAGCTTGTAACACCGATCTGTTTTCTTGTCgattataaaatattcaacagagaaacaaaatcaatttttcggcAATTTGTTGTGTGAACATACACAAGATAATCAACTCAGATCAAATTTCGATCAAAATGGCCAAATTTCGATTCGAaacaaacacaattttcattcacctttttttttaatcgaacaCAAAACCACTGTGACACCCAACTTTCAGccaacaatttgaaaattatatttaattctaaactaaaaatatttcgctAAACAAACCAGCACGCAATCGGCAAGAGTCACTCTGCTTGACTGGCTGGCAACTCTCTTGGATACGAATTACATGCCGgttcatttccaatttttttgtgagaTAAGACTGACAAAATATACCTCCAAAGTTATATTTGATTGTGTGCTTTGGGTTCTCGCATACAAAAGAAGAGAAATCGTTTCTTTGCTGGTATTATATGGGCTCGCAGAGAACTCCAATGTGTGTTTATTTAACAtccacattaaaaaaatgagacaCTCGGTTGTGCCTTCCAAAAAACATATGGTTTCGGGTTGTATTATTTGTTCATAATATTAATGATGAATGCGTGGCATTATGGATATGTAATATGCAGAGGCTTTTATCTTTTAAATTAAGAATATGTGAGGAAATTACGCGAGAATAcatttttgtagttttttgatcatttttttttttttttgtatatacgTTTAGAGTAACGTGTAGTTATATGGTATACGGGATACACGTAGACAATTTAACGatctaatttgaatttttctgatgatacttttgttttaacattctaAAAACTAAATGAACTACCGACCGGTATTTGaccattttaattatttttctgttgtttttaaattaaaactaaTAAATAACGATTTGACCAATATGGACCAGCAGTGTAGTTTAAATGACAGTCTTATAAATAAGAAATATATTTCAGCAGATGAATTCTTTTTCGGTATACGAAAATGCGTCAATGAGAATGTTTTctgaagatgaaaaaaaaaatggtttcgagtatatttccagaattttatgcgcatattataaaaaatagataaatatttatatcatCTTCAAATATTTACGGCTTACATAAccgagaaaagaaaaaaaaagataaatttgtttatgtcatgaacaattagaatttttttcgcaaaTACAGAAAAGCTCCACATTATTCTTATGATTATTATAAGTTAAATTTGGCCTTTTGCGACGATGATGAATTTAATGCCGCTTTATAAATCAGAGCTCGTGGTTTTTTCttgtctttatttttttttttgcaaaatccCCGTGCTCCAATTCCAAAACAGTATACAATAAAAAAGTGGTTTATCTGGTCGGTCATACTTTAACTCACGAAATGTTCGCTTATgtcttgaaaacattttccaatttttaatcatttttacgaatttgtaGATTCGATATTGTGATTACATTCAATATTGATTGAATATTGCCACTTTTCGGTCTTACCGTGTGGCAATCATGTGCCACATATAATTTGTCAACGTACTCTCTGgagtacaattttttttttttttattatcaacaCACAGTAATCAAAGCGacagataaaattttaggtaatGAGACTTTATGACcatgtaatttaaaattagcGCAGCACATTGGTGTGCTTTATTAGATTAgagttaaaaatatttatctagACGATGGTTAACAATGTTGCAGAGAGATCGATTTGGGAGGCACAACCACTTATACTTTTTGAGTCATGTGTTTatcttaaaaaagaaaaaaaggtttttttatcTGGTTCAAATGTTTGAACAGAAACACAATCATAATTTAGCATTATTTATGGGACATAAATATAACTATCACCACCACTTATGATCGATTTGTTTGATATTATACgttttattcaattcaaacTTAATGGCATTGAACtaattgtaaaattgtatttttattggtaATGAGATCTTAGAAGTACTTTAACTTTTGCTACGTCAGCAGGGAAACACTTTTATCTTTGACTGGTAAAACCTCTTTTCTCTGATTTATAATCAAAATTTGGGATTTTCGTGAAAAAAAAGCAATACTGAATCGACTCTCGAAGTTGGTGTGATTTTAAGTACAGGTTAGAGGCTGTGTCAGTTAGTGAATCCTACCCATCCTACCGCTAAAAATCTTTATGAAATTCACCggtaaatttcatacaaattttttaccGGTTCGATTAATCTATTGTCTATGGGTTCTTctgttttcaaattcaatgcAGTTCACTGTGACTCTAGTGCATTGGAGTTAAGGTGCTTTCAGtttaagaaaaattcatcCGTTTACAACAAATGTTCATCCGTTTACGTAAACTCCGCCTACATTCTATTGTTTGAACACATCTGTCAAGTACACGGATGAACTAAACGGACTAAACGAAAGAGCGTTCAATAAGTAAAAGCCAAACCTTCTATCAAAGCTATCATTAGAATTGAGGGTTTAATTACCTCTCTAGGATAATTTTGGTTATAAATTCGTATATTGACAACCAAGCATTAGCCTTTGTGTGCAGATATATAACAAATATCCACTtggcaaaaagaaaaatttatgagCAGGTAGGTAGTAACCTGAATgagcaacttttttttggtacGTTGTAGTTGTTAGTTTACATtcttaaaatgtgttttaacGGTTGAAAGGTCTAAGCAAATTACCTGTAAAACGAAaactgttgatttttttttcgagaataacaattttcttttcactcACACGATTCTCcaacacaaattaaattttacgttAAAAACATGAGTTCTTagctaaactttttttgtattttttttttgcagtttACACACATTATTTGTGTTTTCTTGttgaaaataagcaaataCACATGTAAGTTAGAAATTAGTAACACCAAGGCTGTGACCATATGACGTGTCCTTACTTTTTAAAGGACGAAGCCTCTGAGGactataaaaatgtaaaaaatggtttcaaaAAGGACAAAGagatttgttcaaaaataataaaatgaaacgacCGTATGGACAAAAAGTTTACACACATTTATTACTGCCGGGGCAATGAAAAGTTACTGAAGAAACTATCATTCAAACACAATTTCTGAAAGTGTAGTTAGAAAAACATTTGCGAGTTTTTTCGAAGCGAATTTTAGATTATTTAATAAACAGCAGTAACAGATGGTagagataaaatgaaaactttttctttatttatttaagcAATCGTAACATTATTAGGTTAGCACACCTTTTTTACAATTCCTATGTGATAACAGATTCGTTTCACGCagaataatgtttttgttgtggAGGTAGCCTTACATAACAAGatctaattttaatttttgtatgtcaATCATATCACAAAAACGATTAAGGTTGCAGTAATCATAAAACAATTATTTGGTGGATTCTCTCGTGAGACATGAATTTGAAGTTGTTTTAGCTCCTTAAAATTGTAATGCATACTCGAGCTACGCAAAGCgtttaattttagaaatttattttattttgtttggaaataaatgaaattgaaatgaatttgaacTTCCTTCAAAGTTCGTTGTAGATATAGTTCATtgcaaatgaaagtttttgattAGAATGGACAAAGAACCAAATCTGTTCCTAAGTCACTTTGTGTATCAATTGGATCAATTGGAATCACAGTCAGAAACAGTAGAAGATgtaaaatggtaaatttgGATAAATTTGGTATCGAATAGTAATTGAGAGACATTAGTTTTtaagaattgaatttatgatcAACTCTATA
This region includes:
- the LOC119068446 gene encoding NAD(P) transhydrogenase, mitochondrial-like, with the translated sequence MTLGVLRLCSMSGGRFLYVTRPINPSRFLSGTARLFQKDAKPAAVVKGVPYNNLKIGVPKEKWVNERRVSVTPAVTATFVKNGFTVQVEAGAGFEAKFRDQDYIDAGAKIVDAQTAFQSDIVLKVRQPMDNEIPLIKENATLVSFLYPAQNKDLVSKLAERKINAFAMDCIPRISRAQVFDALSSMANISGYRAVIEAANHFPRFFTGQITAAGKVPPAKILVIGGGVAGLAACGQAKGMGAIVRAFDTRAAVKEQVESMGAEFLTINIEEEGGTAGGYSKEMSQAFLDAEHELFAKQCKEVDVIITTALIPGKKAPLLILEEHVKSMKPGSVIVDLAAESGGNVATTVPGKVVTIHDVVHIGLTDLSSRLPTQSSTLYANNVSKFLLSIGEQKHFNINLEDEVVRGSIVLNDGALMWPPPVIPVAAAPPPPKTGAAIVQAEPPNPFNEVLKSSLTYTAGLGGLLALGYASPGPAFTTMMTTFGLSGIVGYHTVWGVTPALHSPLMSVTNAISGITAVGGLLLMGGGVVPSNVTETLAASAALISFINIFGGFQVTQRMLDMFKRPTDPPEYNALYGIPAAVFLGGYGYAALSEMPEIHQMAYLAASLCCVGALAGLSSQKTSRLGNTLGMIGVTGGIAATLGQIAPSLDVLLQMAGVAAIGGGIGGIIAKKIQITDLPQLVAAFHSLVGMAAVLTCVATYMHDFPSLATDPAANVLRTALFLGTYIGGVTFSGSLVAYGKLQGILNSSPLLLPGRHYINGGLLAGNALAMGAFYMDPSFTEGLGLLGATAAMSTAMGVTLTAAIGGADMPVVITVLNSYSGWALCAEGFMLNNNLMTIVGALIGSSGAILSYIMCKAMNRSLPNVILGGYGTSSTGGGKAMEITGTHTEVNVEGCVDLIKNARNIIITPGYGLCVAKAQYPIAEMVSILKSKGKNVRFGIHPVAGRMPGQLNVLLAEAGVPYDDVLEMEEINDDFGETDLTLVIGANDTVNSAAEDDPNSIIAGMPVLKVWKSEQVVVMKRSLGVGYAAVDNPIFYKANTSMLLGDAKKTCDALLTKIKETYA